A stretch of DNA from Arachis hypogaea cultivar Tifrunner chromosome 19, arahy.Tifrunner.gnm2.J5K5, whole genome shotgun sequence:
tccaTAGGCCTTTTCATGGGGACTGTATATTATAATTCATTTCCATTTTGCTCCTCTCCAAGAACAGCATGGAGTAATGGGGAACAGAATGCATTCGTTGCTCCTCTTCAAAAATCACATCATCTTTGTTGGAATTGGATGCACTTTTCTTTACATAATCACAATTGATATTCATGGAATAGACTATGAAATTTCTACTTGGCTGATCATATCAccaagatgatgatgacaaaCTATTACATAACACCAAACAACATCAATCTCACATATGCATAAATTCCTAATTTTCACTTATTTCCATATATCACTATCATTGACATACTCTGCACAAAAGCATTCGCCTCAATTGTCTGGAGCTGCCAGGGCAGCAACATCCTCTGCAGTAGTACCCTCATCGATTCGACACCAATTAAGCACTTGGAATCCGTGAAAATGTGTCACACTAGGTCTGGGAAATAAGACTGTGAGCGGCACCAAAAGAAAGTCTCCCGGTGACTcctcacaagaagaaaaagagaaggatgACAGTTTGGAATCCCCTGAGAATGAAGAATATCCAGATAACAAAAGAGCAAGGATAGAAGAGGAGAATGTTCCTGAAGAGGAGGAGCAGAATCAAGTTGGAGAATTAGGTTGCAATCTTGATGTTGCAAACCAAATGATGAACAATTCTGGCTCTTTTTGTTACTCAAAAGGTCTCCTGTTGAGGCCAGGGATTACTCAGCTTCCTTATTTGGTCATGAGGGAGTAATCCCTGGCCTCAAGAGGAGACCTTTTGAGTAACAAAAAGGAGTCAGAATTGTTCATCATTTGGTTTGCAACATCAAGATTGCAACCTAATTCTCCAATTTGATTCTGCTCTTCCTCTTCAGGGACATTCTCCTCTTCTATCCTTGCTCTTTTGTTATCTTCCTTCTCAGGGATTCCAAACTGTCAtccttctccttttcttcttctgaggAGTCACCGGGAGACTTCCTTTTGGTGCCGCTCACAGTCTTATTTCCCAGACCTAGAACATCGTCATCGCTGTGAGCCATCCTAGAACAACAAAAGGAGAATTAAATCAGCAAAGTTAACAAGAATCCTCACTTAACAAGCAAAGTTAAGCCTCTTCAAAATCAGCAAACATTCAACCCAAAATTCACACATAAAAGATATTTTCGTTCTAAATCTAGATCCAACTTTATGAATATGAACAAAAAACAttagaaaattcaaaattcatctaATAATCTTTCTTTACTTAAAAACAAGGCACACATAATACTGAACTGTGACTAGTGTGAAACCCTAGCATAGAACGTGAAACCGAATTTTCCAAAACTAGAACTACACAATAGAAAAAAACGAATTAGAATTCAGGATTGAGCTGTTGCAATTGTAAATAATGTGATAATGATTTGAAGGAGAACGTAAATCGCGAAGAAAATCCAAATTCAGAGCACTAACAATAGAAAGAAACGAATTAGCATTCAGGATTGAGCTGTTGCAATTGTAAATAATGTGATAATGATTTGAAGGAGAACCTAAATCGCGAAGAAAATCCAAATTCAGAGCACTAAAaacgaagagaagaagagaaacttACGAAGAAACAGAGATGGAGAAGAATTTCGTGCGAGTCTCTGCGATTTCAAATTTGAGTGTAATCCTTAAGAGTGTTTAAATTTAAGTGTGGAAGAAACGAAATAAAAGCCCAATATATTACATAAAGGCCCAATAAATTCTATATGGGACAATGTTTTCACTTTTTATGTTAAATCGTATAATATAAAGTTATATTTATgtactattatttttcaatatttataATTTCTACTAATAAAGAATGGATGCAACACAAaaatattaaacataatatatttaattatgcaAAATCCTTACTACTTATGAGGCTCATTTTTCCTTATAGCgtagattaagaaaaaataattggAGAGGTGGATCAAATTTAGGttgtgtattaaaaaaaaaatagaataagaaGACGAATTGATTGAAATTATGATGATGATGTGATATGAGGGATTGATCTCTCTTACCTCGTCTCTCTCGaaccttttcctttttatttttattttttcgttctCAAAacgactaaattttttttatacgaAAAATATATTAGTGTTTTTATTGAAtatgatattattaaatataattataggTAAATAAATtttgtagataaaaaattaacacagtatataaaatatgtattagatacgttttaaaaataacataactcATAGATATCTAAACTAAATATTTTCACAATTATTTTAACTCACTATAACTCATTAAGTTCTagtatgaaaatttttaaattttttaaataaaaatcctaTTACATCTACaaaagaattaaattttattcttataaaacttatcaaaatatatttaaattaattagtttaaaTAACTCTTACCTAACATAATAGGTGTTATTTGGTCGATCTGTTATCTCTTGGAGTATATGTATTTATTGGTATTGAAAAAGAAATGTTAGAtaattaaattttcttttaacTAAGTTAAACCAAATCAAATTTATGTTAAGCGCATTTTTTCTTTgcgttcttcttctttctcctcatATTTCTTCGTTATCATCatcatagtattttttttttccttctcttcctttttctgcatctttttctcttcttcctttttcttttcattattttttctttttttaaaaaacaaaaagagaataaagaaaagaaaatacatgacAAAAAACAAGAGtaacgaaaaaaagaaagaagaagaagcattcTAGTTTAGGTGCAACGTGCAACTGCTACGTAACACCATATTTAACATGGAAATATGTCAACTATAGAGATTAGTTTATCAAATAAACCTTTTCGTTATcattaattattagaatataagAACGATTCAATCAATAATAATCTTATATGCCAATCTTGGCCTTCCTAAGCTGGTGAAAACAAAACCCTGTTCATATGACCATTTTTTATTAAGAGTTTTAGTTCGCGTGTATGCTGTGCTCTGAAGTGTTTTGAGAGACATTTAGAATGAAAACAGGTTTAAATCCCAGAAGAGATTGTAAATACTTTCTGTTTATTGCATGCTGATGTGAATAAAGGTGAATATGTAAGTACACTCCTAACAAAATCAttacattttgaatttcaaataaaCAACTAATGTAACTACTTGTATTTATTTTTCAACCAGAATAATCAATGTCTACAAAGTACAATGAATAAGGATATAAATACACTGCTATGATCGAAACACTGTGGCAGTCACTTCTCAATAAAGTAACCTCTAACAGCATGCAATTCTCTTAACAAGCTATACACTCTGTTCCATCTCTAACTAAACAGCAAACATTGGATGCAATGCAATCATATCTCCTTCAAGCATGCCTTTGAGACATTGGCACGTTATTATCACTTGGTTGTATAACAAATAATTCATTCAATGATCTCACAATGATCTATAATCCTTCACCATTAAAATTTCGCTGCATAATTTTCGTGGCACTTGCTCTATCTTTGTTCCCTCTTGCCATGCTTGACCTATACAAACCCCTGGACCTATATGACGGATATATATAACAAGTTGATCGTTGAAAGGGTATGGATGTTTAACTGCAAAACCCAGAGACAACTGAAATTTAATAAATTCGGCACGTGCCAGCACCTTAAACGATGCATAGCCACCCTGTTTGTTATATGTTGTATAATCACACAACAGAATAAGAAACATATGAAGTGGTAAAAGGGTCACCAAGAAAACAATGACACAGTAGTAGACCATGCTGAAATCTATCATAGAGAAGTTTAGAGTAAAATTATGGCGAGTTTAGAATTCAGTTAATGGTATGAAGATGCAATATGAACGTACAGTCAGAAACACATTGTATGAAAGAAACAAATGGTGCTTACCAGGTTTTGGAAAGCCTTGTGGGAATTCTTTCACATCAAAAAGTCCATCCCCAAATTCATATGCTAAATCACAAGGCTGCTCAGTTGGCATAACTTCCTTAATGTCTCTCAGTGCAAAATACAAAGGAGCAAAAGAGTCAGCAAATGGGGCCAAAATTGATCCACCTGAGTTGTTGTGAAATTCAGAAAAAGATGTTAATAGTAAGGACAATCAAGTATAACCTTGTAACCATGATGCACCCACAACCCATAAGGGCAccccaaataacaaaataaaaaaaggtcGATCAACTCGAATACATTCCTCAAAGATCCTTCATTAAACCACAATGACATCAGCATATTTAAAGGAAGACTAACATTTGAAACCTCTTCAATCTCCAACTATAGTTCTATGCTCGACATTATGAAATCACAATCTAAAAAAGTGAAGAGTGATACTATACAAGGTTGACATCATTATGGAGAGATTTCAAATATTGTAATTAGAAAATTTagatgtttcttattttcttttaatttttccttcTGTGTATGGGCACATATTCTGTTGATCTGTTCTAATAATAGCTATTTTATTTGATCAATATGAACAATCAACACACCAGATCAATCATAAAAGTTCCTCATAAAAGTTGTCACTTGTCAccatttcttttttcttcctctCTAGCAGAGAAAATTGACAAGTAAAAATGAATGTTCATCTCATCAATTACAATATTGCATGAATATACAAAGATTCAAggtataaatcaattaaaaaaactataatgttacttttttttctttcttttgtttagcCTAGTTGCTGCTGCAAGTGATTCGAGATAAAGGTGATATACACAGTTGGAACATTGCAAACTAGAgatatataagaaaaagaaatggtACGTAAGTTCATCGCCATATGTCACTTGAATCAGTAACTGAGCAAAGGCATCCATGCATTTCTCAGCCAAAAAGTAATAAACTTACCAATGAGACGTCCATAGGCCTTCCCATCAGTGCAAGAAAATATAGCCTTTAAAAGTAGCAGACAAATCAACCAGAGTCTTCAAATAAATTTTACAAACAGCAAAGAGCAAAAAGGAATCGTGAGTTTACCTTTCTGTAGGAATTTATCCAGGAAAGTGGCATTGGTCCTATGACACAAATGTTCAAAATTGATAACCTTAGCTTTAAAAGATTAAGACGGGCTAAATATGGAAGGAGAActacacacactctctctctcttcacacACACacagaatttcttttttttttcttttcttttcaaccaAAAAAGATACATTCAAGTACAATAGTAGAAGAGTTTTGCAAGCAGAAGCTATTATAAAGAGCAGGATGAAATTGCAGAGAAAGAAACAGTTCCTAATTCAACTTAAGGGGTTCTAAAATTCAAGTTATGTCAAATTAGAAAATTTTTGGTATCAAAGTTCAGGAGTTAAATAGGGAAAGACATTTTTTAATCACTCTGATATATGTTTACATGAAACTAGGAAAAAGAAACAAGTCCATAGGCCTTTTCATGGGGACtgtattttttaattcatttccATTTTGCTCCTCTCCAAGAACAGCATGGAGTAATGGGGAACAGAATGCATTCATTATATTAATGTATGACCAGTACCTACAATAACAATGAACCGATTCACCTGACTAACCTCCAGTTGTTCGGCAGTTATAATATTCAAGCATAACATCATCTTTGTTGGAGTTGGCAAACAACTGCGATGCACTTTTCTTTACAAGCTTGGAATCCTCATATCGCGAACCTGCTATCTGCCAAGCGATTGATACAAGTCTGCAAAAATCTCCCAAAGATGTACACTCTCATACTTAGTAAAGATCAATTTGAAATACAAATTTAAGTTACTGAATATAAGTATTTCCATAAAGGAGAGAGGAACATACCTAGGTTTTAACAGAAGCAGCAGTCGATGACGTCTTTCCTCAGGAATATCTTCAAtctttttcctgaaaatgaaGGTGACATTATTGAACCAAAAATCTAGTTGCAATGTATTCCCTCACAGCAGCACACTGACATTACATAATCACAAATGATAATCATGGGATAGActatgaagctatgaagcacaaATGTGATACAATAGGACATGGTAGCATATAAAATTAGTACAAAAGTCACAAAACTTTCATATTTTgtctgttaataataataatagtaacagAGACAAATGAAACTATTTCCTATAATTGATGACATCAACAATCAACTAAGATTCCACCAACTACTAAAGAAATGATAAGTAAGACAAATGGAGCATTTCCTATAACTGATGAAGAATCAAGAAAAAAATTCCATCATCATAATTCATAAGTGTGAAGTGTGAAGTGTGGAGCAGAGAGTGACTAACCAAAGATAAGCAGCAGGGTTATAAGAAGAAGGGTCCAAAGGCACTAATTCATTAGGAGGATCAAGAAAAGTGACCACATCCTGTTCATCAAAGTAAACCCTTTTCCCATTTGGAAGCATCTCAAAGGGTTTATCATCCCAAGGGGACACGTTCACTTCACTGCTTCTTCTGCTTCCACACGCAGCTCCCAAACCTGTTACCAACAACCAAAAAAGAATCCAACTTTGTCCTTTGAGGTTTGTTTGGgtgatacataccgatatatcaaattgaagaagCAGCAGCATGAGGAAGAAGTAGTGTTACTGTTGCTATGTGACTGACCTGTGAAGTTCGGAAAGCGTGGATGGAGACGGAGGAAGCTAGTTTTTCGGGGAAAGGAGGGAGGAGTTGAGTGGCGCCCCCACCACCACTGAGTTGTAGTTGTTGATGCTGCTACCTCCATGGGAGAAGGTCGCAGCCTCGCAGGTAGAGAGGTTGGTGAGTCAAACGCTGCGTAATGAATATGCACTCACTAAACGCAATGTCGTTTCAGATACATATACATTACATTACAATTTAGATTATATTAATTAATGCttgttttgaaaataataaaggtATAGTTCTTacgaactttttttttttttttgaattatatggTAAATATGTAAGTttaggaatttttttttaatagaatgaaAGAAATTAATAAAGGTAGGATtcacattttaaataataataaaataataaaaaataattataaaaaaaattatattttttatattattttaatctgTACAATAAAGTGctctttttttatattgtattattaggTGTGAAATCTTctataacaaattaaattatgtGTTAAATATTGTTACAAAATTGAGGTCTtgtgtttttataattaaaataatattttttaacaaaatatcaTTGAGGTTttgtgttttaataattaaaataatatttttttattataaaatgtgaatgatgttttattcttttataattaattttttttattatgctaatgagtaatagctcaaatggcatagtctccctatactcaattaagaggttgtgggttcgagtctcctaactttggtaaaaaaaaataataatttttttattatagaacATGTAACCATAACCAGTAAGAAAAAGTGAGcaattggatgaaatttcacaccaatttcacaccattaaaatcatcattgatgactatttgatagctacaaatcacaaaagttactaCCATCTACACTCCTCTTTTTATATTTCacactaaaattatttatatataaaaattttagcctAGTTTTtaacttttgtttcaaaaattaatgttATAAATGACTTTGATATATATTGATACAAATAAACTACCACTgatctaaaagtaaaataaacaaataaaaaattatgatcaTGAGCTATT
This window harbors:
- the LOC112775027 gene encoding uncharacterized protein — encoded protein: MEVAASTTTTQWWWGRHSTPPSFPRKTSFLRLHPRFPNFTGLGAACGSRRSSEVNVSPWDDKPFEMLPNGKRVYFDEQDVVTFLDPPNELVPLDPSSYNPAAYLWKKIEDIPEERRHRLLLLLKPRLVSIAWQIAGSRYEDSKLVKKSASQLFANSNKDDVMLEYYNCRTTGGPMPLSWINSYRKAIFSCTDGKAYGRLIGGSILAPFADSFAPLYFALRDIKEVMPTEQPCDLAYEFGDGLFDVKEFPQGFPKPVKHPYPFNDQLVIYIRHIGPGVCIGQAWQEGTKIEQVPRKLCSEILMVKDYRSL